A single genomic interval of Selenobaculum gibii harbors:
- a CDS encoding DUF456 domain-containing protein codes for MDVGLLLVNIGLIIMLLASLGLTIIGMPGNIVIFLTALAYGFYDHFVHLSLMDLGIVLGAIILGEVFETFTGAVWASREKASKRAVIFAVIGTVIGGLIGTAFTPIIGSIIGALAGGFTVSWFVEYQLTNDKEHAIRVATSVIKGQILGVIIKFTIALVTIIYLLFNLAW; via the coding sequence ATGGATGTTGGTTTATTATTAGTGAATATTGGTTTAATTATTATGCTGCTGGCGAGTTTAGGATTAACGATCATCGGTATGCCCGGGAATATTGTTATTTTTCTTACTGCACTTGCCTATGGCTTTTATGATCACTTTGTCCATCTTTCTCTTATGGATTTAGGCATTGTATTGGGTGCTATTATATTAGGTGAAGTATTTGAAACATTTACAGGTGCAGTTTGGGCAAGCAGAGAGAAAGCATCAAAACGTGCTGTTATATTTGCTGTAATTGGAACAGTTATTGGAGGACTTATAGGCACGGCTTTTACTCCTATTATTGGCTCAATTATTGGCGCCTTAGCCGGTGGATTTACAGTAAGTTGGTTTGTTGAGTATCAACTAACTAATGATAAAGAACATGCAATTCGTGTGGCAACGAGTGTAATAAAAGGACAGATACTTGGTGTGATCATAAAATTCACCATTGCGTTAGTTACGATTATTTATTTATTATTTAATTTAGCATGGTAA
- a CDS encoding insulinase family protein — protein sequence MSLIVGQEYSGFELKEIAEVKEIGSTAYQFIHKKSGAKLLFMENEDDNKVFSITFRTPPNDSTGVPHIVEHSVLCGSRKFPMKEPFVELVKGSLNTYLNAMTFSDKTMYPVASRNDKDFQNLMDVYLDAVFYPVMYDCPEVFMQEGWHYEAESKDSELRYKGVVYNEMKGAFSSPEAILDKEILASLFPDTTYGYESGGDPDVIPELTLEGFLAFHQKYYHPSNSYIYLYGKMDIVEKLSFLDKEYLSAFEAKSIDSTIQEQKLFSEPKYVESYYPASANEDIQDKTFLSLNCIVGKAEETETMMALQILEHFLLRTQSAPLKKALIDANIGKDVLSSFADSILQPSFSIIVSGSDVDQVEAFKRVTKETLEKLAREGIDRELIEASINLLEFKLREADFGQSPKGLIYNIKCMDSWLYDASPLLGISYEKPLEHIKSALDNRYFEKLIETRFLNNSHMTLVVLKPKQGLGELRAKEIRTELAAHKAKLSETEIENYIEMTKKLQLRQETPDTPDALATIPLLKLQDIEPKSEQLILEEKNILNTQVLFHPISTNKIAYLNLYFDAATLPQDLVLYAYLLAELLGKVSTENYEYSSLANEVNSSTGGIAYDVIAFTESHSAEVYYPKFKVKAKALVKKLPKLMKLLSEVLTKSKFDDKKRVKELIAQLKSSLEMYLLRNAQQVVAGRVLSYFSPASRYNEQGLLSFYEFIVDLNKNFESHYAVIQENFAKIMPMLFNKNEMVTSITLDKSDYDIFAKEYPKFLNVLHDIKFAKQEYEFTIDKLNEGLMTSSKIQYVAKGANFNRLGFAFSGSLRVLETILRYDYLWNRIRVQGGAYGAFTQFRRTGNMVFGSYRDPNLAETIDVYNETANYMRNFTVDEREMTKYIIGSMSTLDTPLTPQMKGEVAAECHIRHITQADIQRERDQVLATKQEDIRSLANLIDACMKENYLCVLGGEEKIKENKEIFNNLKQVFN from the coding sequence ATGTCACTTATAGTTGGTCAAGAGTATAGTGGATTTGAATTAAAAGAAATAGCAGAGGTTAAAGAAATAGGCTCAACAGCTTATCAGTTTATCCATAAAAAAAGCGGCGCAAAATTATTATTTATGGAAAATGAAGATGACAATAAAGTTTTTTCGATTACGTTTCGAACGCCACCGAATGACAGTACGGGTGTACCGCATATTGTAGAACATTCTGTATTATGTGGTTCGCGGAAGTTCCCAATGAAAGAACCATTTGTAGAGCTTGTTAAGGGGTCATTAAATACGTATTTAAATGCAATGACGTTTTCAGATAAAACGATGTATCCAGTCGCAAGTCGCAACGATAAAGATTTTCAAAATCTAATGGATGTTTATCTTGATGCGGTGTTTTATCCTGTAATGTATGATTGTCCAGAAGTTTTTATGCAGGAAGGCTGGCATTATGAAGCGGAATCGAAAGATTCCGAATTGAGATATAAAGGTGTTGTATACAATGAAATGAAAGGGGCTTTTTCTTCTCCAGAGGCTATTTTGGACAAGGAAATTCTCGCTTCTTTATTTCCTGATACCACGTATGGATATGAGTCTGGAGGAGATCCAGATGTAATTCCAGAGCTTACATTAGAAGGTTTTTTAGCTTTTCATCAAAAATATTATCACCCATCCAATAGTTATATTTATTTGTATGGAAAGATGGATATAGTAGAAAAATTATCGTTTTTAGATAAAGAATATTTAAGTGCTTTTGAAGCGAAATCGATTGATTCAACCATCCAAGAACAAAAACTGTTTAGTGAGCCAAAGTATGTAGAAAGTTATTATCCAGCTTCGGCAAATGAAGATATTCAGGACAAAACGTTTTTAAGTTTAAATTGTATTGTTGGAAAAGCAGAAGAAACGGAAACAATGATGGCATTGCAAATCCTTGAGCATTTCTTATTGAGAACACAATCAGCACCATTGAAGAAAGCTTTGATTGATGCAAACATCGGTAAAGACGTATTGAGCTCATTTGCAGATAGTATCTTACAGCCATCCTTTAGCATTATTGTTAGTGGTTCTGATGTTGATCAAGTAGAAGCGTTTAAACGGGTGACGAAAGAAACATTAGAAAAGTTAGCCCGTGAGGGAATTGATCGAGAGTTAATTGAAGCATCGATTAATTTATTAGAATTTAAATTGCGTGAAGCTGATTTTGGGCAAAGTCCAAAGGGTTTAATTTACAATATTAAATGTATGGATAGTTGGCTTTATGATGCCAGTCCATTATTAGGGATTTCGTATGAAAAGCCTTTGGAACACATTAAGAGTGCGCTAGATAATCGTTATTTTGAAAAACTAATTGAAACAAGATTTCTTAATAACTCACATATGACGTTAGTAGTATTAAAGCCAAAACAAGGGTTAGGCGAATTGCGTGCCAAAGAAATCAGAACAGAATTAGCTGCACATAAAGCAAAGTTATCGGAAACAGAAATTGAAAACTATATAGAAATGACGAAAAAATTACAGCTTCGCCAAGAAACCCCTGATACACCAGATGCTTTAGCGACAATTCCATTATTAAAACTACAAGACATTGAGCCGAAATCTGAACAACTGATTTTAGAAGAAAAAAACATTTTAAATACACAAGTGTTATTCCATCCTATTTCCACCAATAAAATTGCCTATTTGAATTTATATTTTGATGCAGCGACTTTGCCGCAAGATTTAGTTTTATATGCTTATTTATTGGCAGAGCTGTTAGGCAAAGTATCAACGGAAAATTATGAATATAGTTCACTGGCAAATGAAGTAAATAGCAGTACGGGCGGCATTGCGTATGATGTGATTGCATTTACGGAAAGTCATAGTGCAGAGGTTTATTATCCGAAATTTAAGGTTAAGGCAAAAGCTTTGGTCAAAAAACTTCCAAAGCTAATGAAACTTTTGTCTGAGGTTTTAACAAAGAGTAAATTTGATGATAAAAAACGTGTAAAAGAATTGATCGCACAATTAAAATCCTCACTCGAAATGTATTTGCTTAGAAATGCGCAACAAGTGGTTGCAGGTCGCGTTTTATCCTATTTTTCACCGGCAAGTCGGTATAATGAGCAAGGCTTGTTAAGCTTTTATGAGTTTATCGTAGACTTAAATAAGAATTTTGAATCGCACTATGCTGTTATTCAAGAAAATTTTGCGAAAATTATGCCGATGCTCTTTAATAAAAATGAAATGGTTACAAGCATTACTTTAGATAAAAGCGATTATGATATTTTTGCAAAAGAGTACCCAAAATTTTTAAATGTTTTACATGACATAAAATTTGCAAAGCAAGAATATGAATTTACAATTGATAAATTGAATGAAGGTTTAATGACGTCAAGTAAAATTCAATATGTAGCAAAAGGTGCGAATTTTAATCGCTTAGGTTTTGCATTTAGTGGAAGCCTACGTGTTTTAGAGACAATTTTACGTTATGATTACCTATGGAATCGTATCCGTGTACAAGGTGGAGCTTATGGCGCGTTTACGCAATTTAGACGTACGGGGAATATGGTTTTTGGCTCTTATCGAGATCCAAATCTAGCAGAAACCATTGATGTATATAATGAAACTGCAAATTATATGCGTAACTTTACTGTAGATGAACGTGAAATGACAAAATACATCATCGGGTCAATGAGTACGCTTGATACACCGCTTACGCCGCAAATGAAGGGTGAAGTTGCAGCTGAATGTCATATTCGACATATTACACAAGCAGATATACAAAGGGAACGAGACCAAGTACTGGCAACAAAGCAAGAGGATATTAGAAGTTTAGCTAACTTAATTGATGCGTGTATGAAAGAAAATTATCTTTGCGTATTAGGCGGGGAAGAAAAGATAAAAGAAAATAAAGAGATATTTAATAACTTAAAACAAGTATTTAATTAA
- a CDS encoding dipeptidase produces the protein MIDLHCDTISALYNNPEYGSLKKNSLQVDIEKLKQGHSTAQFFAMFVDTAVIEDSFLYCNNLIRKFYQELALNKDCIEIAHNFYEYLQNDKNKKISAFLTIEEGAVLKGDLTNINRFYQQGVRLITLTWNYANEIGYPNFNFTYQNKGLTSFGKSVVCEMNRLGMIVDVSHLSDQGFYDVAKVSSKPFIVSHSNSRDVVYHSRNLTNDMIRIVGEKGGVIGINFSNNLLSGSSYSYVEDMIRHIKHIYQIGGSDVLALGTDFDGIHAILEIENIGQIDKLFGALKSQGFKNDDIEKLSKLNCLRVIKDCLV, from the coding sequence TTGATTGATTTACATTGTGATACAATTTCTGCTTTATATAATAATCCTGAATATGGTTCTTTAAAAAAAAACTCGCTTCAGGTAGATATAGAAAAGTTGAAACAGGGGCATAGTACTGCCCAGTTTTTTGCGATGTTTGTTGATACAGCAGTAATTGAAGATTCTTTTTTATATTGCAATAATTTAATTCGTAAATTTTATCAAGAATTAGCCTTAAATAAAGACTGTATAGAAATTGCTCACAATTTTTATGAGTATTTACAAAATGATAAGAATAAGAAAATATCTGCTTTTTTAACGATTGAAGAAGGCGCAGTGCTAAAAGGTGATTTAACGAATATTAATAGATTTTATCAGCAAGGGGTTCGTTTAATTACTTTGACCTGGAACTATGCCAATGAAATTGGCTATCCGAATTTTAATTTTACATATCAAAATAAAGGCTTAACTTCTTTTGGAAAATCAGTTGTTTGCGAGATGAATCGCTTGGGGATGATTGTCGATGTGTCACATTTGTCTGATCAGGGGTTTTATGATGTTGCAAAAGTTAGTTCTAAACCTTTTATTGTATCTCACTCTAATAGTCGTGATGTAGTTTATCATAGTCGTAATTTGACTAATGATATGATACGAATAGTAGGGGAAAAAGGCGGTGTCATAGGTATTAATTTTTCTAATAATCTTTTGTCTGGATCAAGTTATAGTTATGTGGAAGATATGATACGGCATATTAAGCATATTTATCAAATTGGTGGCAGTGATGTATTGGCCTTGGGGACTGATTTTGATGGAATTCATGCAATTTTGGAAATTGAAAACATTGGTCAAATTGACAAATTATTTGGAGCTTTGAAAAGTCAAGGGTTTAAAAATGATGATATTGAAAAACTTTCTAAGTTAAATTGTTTAAGGGTAATTAAAGATTGTCTAGTTTAG
- a CDS encoding TetR/AcrR family transcriptional regulator — protein MDKIKDQIDLSDPKNKRQHILDAAYIVFSRKGFHRATVDEIIKLADTGKGTVYNYFINKENLFYTLIEERSAPFRHHISNIKKDNIPPLEKIRLMTREFLSFYDKHADLWRVFMHEVRCFGEVGYPGFSEEQQKKCRRNFEEPLETLEAVIKEGIEQGLLIVASSKQAAYGLLSAILAIVFQKLIGDEFDQTAENIARVFLFGIANK, from the coding sequence ATGGACAAAATTAAAGATCAGATTGATTTAAGCGATCCCAAAAATAAACGTCAGCATATTTTGGATGCAGCTTACATTGTATTCTCACGTAAAGGGTTTCATCGTGCAACAGTAGATGAAATTATAAAGTTAGCGGATACCGGAAAAGGAACAGTATACAATTATTTTATTAATAAAGAAAATTTATTTTATACTTTAATAGAAGAAAGAAGTGCCCCTTTTCGTCATCATATTTCTAATATAAAGAAGGATAATATTCCGCCATTAGAGAAAATACGATTAATGACACGTGAGTTTTTATCTTTTTATGATAAACATGCAGATTTATGGCGTGTTTTTATGCATGAAGTTCGTTGTTTTGGGGAAGTGGGCTATCCAGGGTTTAGTGAAGAACAGCAAAAAAAATGTCGGAGAAATTTTGAAGAACCTTTAGAAACCTTAGAAGCTGTGATAAAAGAGGGAATTGAACAAGGACTTCTTATCGTAGCAAGTTCTAAACAAGCTGCCTATGGTTTATTAAGCGCAATTCTTGCGATTGTGTTTCAAAAGTTAATTGGTGATGAATTTGACCAAACCGCAGAAAATATTGCTCGAGTATTTTTATTTGGTATCGCAAATAAATAA
- a CDS encoding HlyD family secretion protein, producing the protein MEIDITEKVYKIIKYCLICILFLVLGMSSIIYCWQKNDVYLVISDAQIQGKNVNIMSKVSGTVQDILVEDGAMVEAGQTIAILQVEISPEQIKELENNLENEKLHYNNILSTPDVITPSVQNNTVVDQASVESAQKNLDRAAANRDKMEKLFAMGAISAVQNNAAQVAYQAALDNFTAANTPRVNSTAVVNQVANKQELLRIAQLQIDQAKLAYEQSKSAQQSAVITAPVSGMVNLNSFTIDTKVQAGQNLFTVSDIADVWVEAKINRNDVYKVGLGNFSSYSITEYPRLIFKGTVFDIIGDEALEQVDDNMAILKISVPMDEDTVFKPGMRVNLKITL; encoded by the coding sequence TTGGAAATCGATATTACCGAGAAAGTATATAAAATAATAAAATATTGTTTGATTTGTATCTTATTTCTTGTACTTGGAATGAGTTCAATCATATATTGCTGGCAAAAAAATGATGTTTATCTTGTTATCTCTGATGCGCAAATTCAAGGAAAAAACGTAAATATCATGAGTAAGGTATCAGGTACGGTACAAGATATTTTAGTAGAAGATGGAGCTATGGTGGAAGCTGGTCAGACAATTGCAATTTTGCAAGTCGAAATTTCGCCAGAGCAAATAAAAGAATTAGAAAATAATTTAGAAAATGAAAAACTTCATTATAACAATATACTATCAACACCGGATGTGATTACGCCATCTGTGCAGAATAATACAGTAGTAGATCAAGCATCTGTTGAATCAGCGCAGAAAAATTTAGACAGAGCAGCTGCGAATAGGGACAAGATGGAGAAGCTATTTGCTATGGGAGCGATTAGCGCTGTACAAAATAATGCAGCGCAAGTTGCTTATCAGGCAGCTCTAGATAATTTTACTGCTGCAAATACACCTAGAGTAAATTCCACAGCGGTAGTTAATCAGGTTGCGAATAAGCAAGAGCTATTGCGTATTGCTCAATTACAGATTGACCAGGCTAAATTAGCGTATGAGCAAAGTAAATCTGCCCAGCAATCTGCAGTTATTACTGCGCCAGTGAGTGGAATGGTAAATTTGAATAGTTTTACAATAGATACAAAGGTTCAAGCAGGGCAGAATTTATTTACTGTAAGCGATATTGCTGATGTTTGGGTAGAAGCTAAAATTAATCGAAATGATGTTTATAAAGTGGGGTTAGGCAATTTCTCAAGTTATTCAATAACAGAATATCCAAGGCTAATTTTTAAAGGAACGGTCTTTGATATTATAGGTGATGAAGCTTTGGAACAGGTTGATGATAATATGGCGATACTAAAGATTTCTGTTCCAATGGATGAAGATACGGTATTTAAACCGGGAATGCGTGTAAATTTAAAAATTACATTATAA
- a CDS encoding YerC/YecD family TrpR-related protein, with protein MSANPKLKDELTDQLCKAVLLLKDTEECYQFFEDICTISEIKALAQRLEVARMLRDGHTYDDIVDRTGASTATISRVKRCLNYGADGYKSILERLDERKKK; from the coding sequence ATGTCGGCAAATCCTAAATTAAAGGATGAATTAACAGATCAATTATGTAAAGCAGTTTTGTTATTGAAAGATACGGAAGAGTGTTATCAATTTTTTGAGGATATTTGTACAATTAGTGAAATAAAAGCTCTGGCGCAGCGGCTAGAAGTTGCACGTATGCTTAGAGATGGTCATACTTATGATGATATTGTTGACCGAACTGGTGCAAGTACAGCAACGATTAGCAGGGTAAAACGTTGTTTAAATTATGGCGCAGATGGATATAAATCTATTTTAGAGAGATTAGATGAGCGGAAAAAGAAATAG